One genomic window of Rhinolophus ferrumequinum isolate MPI-CBG mRhiFer1 chromosome 23, mRhiFer1_v1.p, whole genome shotgun sequence includes the following:
- the LOC117015804 gene encoding heat shock factor-binding protein 1-like → MAETNDLDDPKTMQDLTLVVQTLLQQIQDKFQTMSDQIIGRIDDVSSRIDDLEKNIADLMTQAGVEELEGGNKIPATQKSWSFLIYTEIWNIVFTSQEKTEWLFTTDYYV, encoded by the coding sequence ATGGCCGAGACTAATGACTTAGATGACCCTAAGACCATGCAGGATCTCACCTTGGTGGTGCAGACACTCTTGCAACAGATTCAAGATAAATTTCAGACCATGTCCGATCAGATCATTGGAAGAATTGATGACGTGAGTAGTCGCATTGATGACCTGGAGAAAAACATTGCAGACCTCATGACACAGGCTGGCGTGGAAGAACTGGAAGGTGGAAACAAAATACCTGCTACACAAAAGAGTTGGAGTTTTCTAATTTACACTGAAATCTGGAACATTGTTTTTACAAGCCAAGAGAAGACCGAATGGCTTTTTACAACTGACTACTATGTGTAG